The DNA segment ACTTCCTGCCCTTAAAAGTAAGTGATGTGGGTGGAGATGATTCTAGATTTGaaatctttttcaaattttactcactCCAACAAAATTCGAGTACCGATTACAAATCTTCTGCATTTCCCTGTATATCCTCTGATTTTCGCAGTATATCAATTTAtccattcatatttatttcgcCACTCTGCTCTGATTTGCACAAGTCCCCGGGCTACACTATTTGTATTGAACAGTCAATTCAATTTCACTGGATTTTGTCATGCTGAAGTATCATCATATTTGAGCACTCATTTAATAATATCAAATCATTTATGTCAATaagttttctcatttttaattgGCCCACTATTTCAGCTACTTAGGCCACTCACTATTGAGACGTTGATGTATTTACGCTAAAGTTATGATcgtttttgaaagaaattttagttttatagatatagtgctacatttcttgaaattttttcTCATCTTGCATCTGAGAGAGGAATCGTAAATCTAGTCTTTTGAACTGATTTATTACTATTTCATTCATgttgtcaataaatgaattgatgcaTTGAATCGGTTGCAGATCACAGTCATGGAAGTGCGATATCTGCGGAAAAATGTCCGATCAGCTTGACAAGAGCATTGACAATAGTAACAACAGTGCCATAACACCGGATGAGTCTAATCTCATAAACAATGTTATATTTAAGGTGAGTGACCAACTGACCACTGTGTTGAATAACAACAGGATGGAGCAGTGATGATTACTTCTTAGTTTTTAGCCTTCTTAGTTTGTCCAGTTGTCAATATACGATGCAATAAGACCATATAACtaatttctctcttttttattCTCTTCTGATGAGTAATGTAATATCCTACAGTGCAAAGCATCGCTTGCTTTACACGAATTTGCCGCTgctatattattgttatttgtatatctagagtgaaaaggactgtttttctccctgatggaaaagtttgaagcccgaggcgaggccgagggcaacaattttcctgagggaggaaaaacatttttcactcgtgatatacagaacatttttcctccacctacattttcataaaaactgcaaataaaataattttcaaaaacgtacgtgaccaaacaatgtgttacaacataatctaaaacgTAAACAGCTGGGCTGGCTTGTAATcgcagttctccgccgacagcgctatgtgctatctgtcggcaaaagttgtaacaacaatggccgccacaactacaactatgatgaagttcccgtttcaaatttgattagttaatgaggaatattcgttggctggtattttgagtaaaatggaatataataaaatatttatacatttttttagtaaagtgatatgaagtttgtaataattctagcatacaaaaataaatttcatatattgatcaaatgtctggttgaggtattgaatttagttggtttaatgactactctatatgcttcctcgtCTGGGCTTAGACCTTAaaactatttcaaatgtacgtttttaaaatagagatgctttccatgttatttaaatggaattaattttacgctctagggagttttcctgtgttttcctcccgagagcgaaaaagtaacactttagtattatgttccagggagtaaagtaagcactttggacaggaggtggaggaaaaataactCACTCTATATTCTCTCTAGCACTCAATTCCAACCACTTCTGCTGAAAATCCGGAATTTAGTACCACCATTAGTTTTAACTTTTCTACATTATtcacccaaataatatataactttcttcaaaatacaaattataccTGTTTATATACGACAGGTAACTTCTATTTTGGTACAAACCGCATGTAGTTTCGTCCAGTTTAACGATGACAGTGACTGTCATTAGTTTTGTTTTCAAGGATTTAAATGAttagaataaacaataaatttttatattattgaaaaattatatttttaacgGGAGGATATCATTTTacattgaattttataattggATATTACTTTACTGATAAAGTATTACTACTCCAGGACACCCTGGgtgaatttacaaaaataactaATCCTGAAAACGCTGCACAATGCATGAAAACAATaggttatttttcaataatgtatttCAATTCCATTGATGTCAtgcattatacaataatacaatatttacaCAAGTCAAATACATAGTCACATTTACATTGGTACATTgcattgtaaaatatattaagatattaaaatgacaaaaaataattcaatacgatGACAAGTTGACAATGTATTGATGTATCTTGATTTTTACAGGGAGAAGAAACTTCAGACAATAATAGAAAAGAAGCAGTTACCGAAAATAGTAGTCAAGTTACCGAAAGCCTTACCCAAACCAGTTGTGCAGCTCAAGAGGCTGCTTCTAGCAATAATGCAGCGCAACCGCAACCAGTGGCAGCTGCTGCAAACACACCTGTTCCAGTTCCTCCGTTATCCAATCTGATCTCAGACTCCACATCAAATCTGCTCATCACAATCCTGGTTGCAGTAATTGCGTTCCTCATCTATCGCCGAATCTTTCTTTTGTAGACATCCAAAAATACAATCAAACATAAACAATATA comes from the Nilaparvata lugens isolate BPH chromosome 1, ASM1435652v1, whole genome shotgun sequence genome and includes:
- the LOC111051413 gene encoding ubiquitin-conjugating enzyme E2 J1 isoform X3, whose amino-acid sequence is MREALELRSATDEYCARPLDDNLFEWHFTVRGAPHTDFQAGIYHGRILLPPDYPMKPPNIILLTPNGRFETNKKICLSISGHHPETWQPSWSIRTAMLALIAFMPTPGNGTIGSLDYTADERKQLARKSQSWKCDICGKMSDQLDKSIDNSNNSAITPDESNLINNVIFKGEETSDNNRKEAVTENSSQVTESLTQTSCAAQEAASSNNAAQPQPVAAAANTPVPVPPLSNLISDSTSNLLITILVAVIAFLIYRRIFLL